GCGCCACCGTTGCCGAGCTGCGCGGGCAGATCGCGGCGAGAGAAAAGGAGCTTGTCGAAGCGCGGGCCATTCTGGAGGCGGAGAAGGTCGCGGGCGCTGATGCCCGGGCACGACTTGAGTCGGCACGAGACCACTTCGCCGAACAGCGGCGACAGATCGAGGAAATGGAAAAGAAGGCGAAGGAGGCATTCGCTGCCGTATCCGCCCAGGCGCTCAAGAGCAACAACGAGCAATTCATCACGCTGGCGGAGGCGAAGTTCAAGCCAATCCGAGAGCAGCTCGAGCGATACGAACTGCAGGTCAAGGCACTGGAGAAGGTTCGCCAGGAGGCCTACGGCGGCATGAACGAAAAACTTGAGGCGCTATCGCAACGCAGCGACCGGCTTTCCAGCGAGACCAGCCAGCTTGTCTCCGCGCTGCGGCAGAGCGGGGCCAAGGGGAAATGGGGCGAGGTCACGCTGCAGCGCATCGTCGAGTTGTGCGGGCTGGTTGAGCACTGCGACTTCGTCGCGCAGACGGCGCTGGACGGCGGTCAGCGGCCGGACCTGGTCGTTCAACTACCCGGCGGGAGAAGCCTGGCCGTCGATTCCAAGGTAAATACGTCTTCCTACCTCGACGCGGCGGCAGCGACGGATGATGCCGAGCGCGAGCGTCAACTGTCGCGATACGCCGCGAGCGTCCGCGGGACACTCAAGAGCCTGGGCGGCAAGGAGTACTGGAAGCAGTTCTCGCCGGCGCCGGAATTTGTCGTGATGTTCATGCCGGGCGAA
This genomic stretch from Planctomycetia bacterium harbors:
- the rmuC gene encoding DNA recombination protein RmuC, whose translation is MGDVIWLFIGLMIGAVIGGLVGMMRGRQASKAELSQRMGEAAGLGATVAELRGQIAAREKELVEARAILEAEKVAGADARARLESARDHFAEQRRQIEEMEKKAKEAFAAVSAQALKSNNEQFITLAEAKFKPIREQLERYELQVKALEKVRQEAYGGMNEKLEALSQRSDRLSSETSQLVSALRQSGAKGKWGEVTLQRIVELCGLVEHCDFVAQTALDGGQRPDLVVQLPGGRSLAVDSKVNTSSYLDAAAATDDAERERQLSRYAASVRGTLKSLGGKEYWKQFSPAPEFVVMFMPGEAFFAAALAQDRDLLTDGVEQGVLLASPTTLIALLLAVRHGWQQQQVAENAEQIAEAGRELYDRLCVFVNHLDGIRIGLEKAADAYNKAIGNWSSRTEPGARRLKELGAADAARELGTLGRIDANMRALPGADESSDARRAV